A genomic stretch from Silurus meridionalis isolate SWU-2019-XX chromosome 1, ASM1480568v1, whole genome shotgun sequence includes:
- the zdbf2 gene encoding LOW QUALITY PROTEIN: DBF4-type zinc finger-containing protein 2 (The sequence of the model RefSeq protein was modified relative to this genomic sequence to represent the inferred CDS: substituted 1 base at 1 genomic stop codon) — translation MPLEEEPTPTAENADREQTNRPCSLEQPVAGPSNSSQRQGFCSYCQVVYNSVEQHIQSTRHREVVVRTARTNLSSGSLLERFLQDVLHHHPHGYNDTRPTHADLPCLSKLPVPREVLSEVHCRSEDDGLSVGTREETLSSAEESCHMVQAEPTTTCSMSQEQASTSVNVPMKTIVQTGLKTVQIKVEPPVPERCSPTQGFLHRTNIKSGTDKQHTSQMLAQTVTSQIPHSQQPCSPQTSGSPKFQHRKAHRKTNRLREDDDSSPGTPTSPVTKCATSKPQHRGLQLARTVVPTPCKGPHRKRTFSENSDQIHEVIEEVIERHCYGRSPKPNQEDESVFHLSLQSSDSKDSDEWDNTFQASLPKNTTEDDRLARLMQVHINLEDQEYKAQLDTALNNVLEGDKMEPVDGKEYEADEIIPNLPHIPPSFVGKTWAQVRYEDDLKIDCLVKEFRQGRFRCYFDSESLANFGNHNRKDKDQQNQEGNEADFVCKDVLPLIEHHEEDQPVYRKSRSRLYRIASRCQVVKVSHGTQTANLNCPVVRRKPIPESDTLLSTCETQKDPSPERTPDMKTRMCALKLPASYCKIMSPLQPKTVVYVLSFPDSGQGSFKPTPVKRVGKKRKSSDEEIAIKYKYKKTPLKYYDPLTNRILKTPPRGVPSTPTFKSLSHVRQLFRSLSPDINKELHGSAQGRSPRGSKKSRGEGSMADHCASTSGSWLDNGGPSEPGSSVSSRKALFSRSSISSSSRFLLGQIRSSASHTSSSSRAKEPSGTDGSLKVPGTKLKSDHTQTHLDQPASRRRKQGQRLTEKPLTPAKKPSSPPYRTKRKSPKARAKSRNVLQRKVSTRVASGCRASTRNKIPTRASRRRXASAYLDVAVVIGAIKPVQQAGHKHQHFFDLFYKDEEETCRQKATSVLCPSIAV, via the exons ATGCCTCTGGAGGAGGAACCAACACCCACTGCTGAGA ATGCAGATAGGGAGCAAACCAACAG GCCCTGCAGCTTGGAACAGCCTGTCGCTGGTCCCTCAAACTCCTCACAGCGCCAGGGCTTCTGCAGCTACTGTCAGGTTGTGTACAACAGTGTAGAGCAG CACATCCAGAGCACCCGGCACAGAGAAGTGGTGGTACGAACAGCGCGGACAAACTTGTCCTCTGGAAGCCTGCTGGAGAGATTCCTCCAAGACGTGCTTCATCACCATCCTCATGGCTACAACGACACACG tCCTACCCATGCTGACCTGCCTTGCCTGAGTAAGTTACCAGTTCCAAGAGAAGTATTATCAGAGGTGCACTGTAGATCAGAGGACGATGGGCTCTCTGTGGGGACCAGAGAGGAAACGCTCAGTTCTGCTGAAGAATCCTGTCACATGGTGCAAGCTGAACCCACTACCACATGTAGTATGAGTCAAGAACAAGCAAGCACTTCTGTCAATGTACCAATGAAAACAATTGTTCAAACTGGCCTTAAAACTGTGCAAATAAAAGTTGAACCCCCAGTCCCTGAAAGATGTTCCCCCACACAGGGGTTCTTACATAGGACTAATATCAAGTCTGGTACAGACAaacaacacacatcacaaatgTTGGCACAAACAGTCACTTCACAAATCCCACATTCTCAACAGCCTTGTAGCCCACAGACTTCAGGATCCCCTAAATTTCAACACAGGAAAgcacacagaaaaacaaatagaCTTAGAGAAGATGATGATTCAAGCCCAGGTACCCCTACATCACCAGTCACAAAGTGTGCCACCTCAAAACCCCAGCACAGGGGGTTGCAACTAGCTAGGACTGTAGTCCCAACACCCTGTAAGGGGCCACACAGGAAACGGACATTCAGCGAAAATTCAGACCAAATACATGAGGTAATTGAAGAGGTTATCGAGAGGCACTGCTATGGCCGCAGTCCCAAACCCAACCAGGAGGACGAAAGTGTTTTCCACCTGAGCCTGCAATCCAGTGACTCTAAAGACAGTGATGAATGGGACAACACCTTTCAGGCATCTTTGCCAAAAAACACAACCGAAGATGATCGTCTAGCACGCCTTATGCAGGTACATATAAACCTTGAGGATCAAGAGTACAAAGCCCAGCTGGACACAGCACTAAATAATGTGTTGGAAGGTGACAAGATGGAGCCTGTGGATGGAAAAGAGTACGAAGCTGATGAAATCATTCCAAATCTTCCCCACATACCCCCCTCCTTTGTGGGAAAGACGTGGGCACAAGTAAGGTATGAGGATGACTTAAAGATAGACTGTCTGGTGAAAGAGTTCCGACAGGGTCGCTTTCGTTGCTATTTTGACAGTGAGTCGCTGGCTAATTTTGGGAACCACAATAGGAAAGATAAAGATCAGCAGAATCAAGAGGGAAATGAGGCGGATTTTGTGTGTAAAGATGTCTTACCGCTTATTGAGCATCATGAGGAGGACCAACCTGTGTACAGGAAATCCAGGTCTAGATTATACCGAATAGCATCACGCTGTCAAGTGGTTAAAGTGAGCCATGGAACACAAACTGCAAACTTGAACTGCCCTGTAGTGCGGAGAAAACCAATACCCGAAAGTGACACCCTGCTGAGTACCTGTGAGACTCAGAAAGACCCAAGTCCTGAAAGGACCCCAGACATGAAAACAAGAATGTGCGCACTCAAGCTACCTGCATCTTACTGTAAGATTATGAGTCCTTTACAGCCTAAAACTGTGGTTTACGTTCTATCTTTCCCAGATAGTGGACAGGGTTCTTTTAAGCCTACCCCAGTTAAACGGGTGGGTAAAAAGAGGAAATCAAGTGATGAGGAAATTGCAATTAAGTACAAGTACAAAAAGACCCCTCTTAAATATTATGATCCCCTGACCAACAGAATACTAAAGACTCCACCTAGAGGGGTGCCCTCAACTCCTACTTTCAAATCTCTTTCCCATGTTAGACAGTTATTCCGAAGTCTCAGTCCAGACATCAACAAGGAACTCCATGGTTCAGCACAGGGACGGTCACCTCGAGGTTCTAAAAAAAGTCGGGGTGAGGGTAGCATGGCAGACCATTGTGCTTCTACCTCTGGCTCTTGGCTGGACAATGGGGGCCCCTCTGAGCCTGGATCTTCTGTTTCCAGCAGGAAGGCCCTGTTCAGCCGATCCTCCATCTCCAGTAGCAGTCGTTTTCTCCTGGGACAGATAAGGTCCTCTGCTTCCCACACAAGCAGCTCCTCAAGAGCAAAAGAGCCTTCCGGTACAGACGGTTCTCTTAAGGTTCCGGGGACTAAGCTAAAATCagaccacacacagacacacttggACCAACCAGCAAGCAGACGTCGCAAACAGGGACAGAGACTTACAGAAAAACCTCTGACTCCTGCAAAGAAACCATCCTCACCTCCTTACCGGACCAAGCGGAAGTCCCCAAAAGCCAGAGCAAAGTCAAGGAATGTTCTCCAGCGAAAAGTCAGCACTCGTGTTGCTTCAGGATGTAGAGCGTCCACCCGGAATAAAATTCCCACCAGAGCTTCAAGAAGACGTTAAGCATCTGCTTACCTGGATGTCGCTGTTGTGATCGGTGCTATTAAGCCTGTACAGCAGGCTGGACATAAACACCAGCATTTCTTTGACCTCTTTTATAAAGATGAGGAGGAGACGTGTAGGCAGAAAGCAACATCTGTTCTCTGTCCATCCATTGCTGTATAA